From one Bacteroides intestinalis DSM 17393 genomic stretch:
- a CDS encoding metallophosphoesterase, which translates to MNHNGIFSLSFPEAKTIIVSGDIHGDFNQLVFKLCIQYQLTDTLLIVAGDCGFGFEKKEYYEQMVRRNVKRMNQANNWIVFVRGNHDNPAYFDGAMFNFKRFIAIPDYTILQACNHTILCVGGAISIDRIYRINEWDKRKYRVHSNEPQENDISRNLYWQNKAPIYDSDKLNTIRANFLIDTVVTHTAPSYCELFSKSNLNQWAENDPSLIEDIQFERKAMDMLLNHLKTNNHPINHWYYGHFHQSWHSAIDGILYQMLDIMEFCQIY; encoded by the coding sequence ATAAACCATAACGGCATATTCTCACTATCTTTTCCCGAAGCCAAGACAATTATTGTCTCTGGTGATATTCATGGAGACTTTAATCAGTTGGTGTTCAAACTCTGCATCCAATATCAGCTTACGGACACCTTGCTAATTGTAGCCGGGGATTGTGGCTTTGGCTTCGAAAAGAAAGAGTACTATGAACAGATGGTTAGACGAAATGTCAAGCGAATGAACCAAGCCAACAATTGGATTGTGTTTGTGCGAGGTAATCATGATAATCCAGCTTATTTCGATGGAGCAATGTTCAACTTCAAACGCTTCATCGCTATTCCAGATTATACTATTCTACAAGCCTGTAATCATACCATCCTTTGTGTTGGTGGAGCTATCTCTATTGACCGTATCTATCGCATAAATGAATGGGATAAACGCAAATACCGTGTTCATTCAAATGAACCACAAGAAAATGATATTTCTCGCAATTTATATTGGCAGAACAAAGCTCCTATTTACGATTCTGATAAGCTGAATACCATCCGTGCAAACTTCTTGATTGATACAGTTGTCACACATACCGCACCTTCATATTGCGAACTATTCTCAAAAAGCAATCTTAACCAATGGGCTGAGAACGATCCTTCATTAATTGAGGATATACAATTTGAACGAAAAGCGATGGATATGCTTCTAAACCATCTCAAAACCAACAATCATCCGATAAATCATTGGTATTATGGGCATTTTCATCAAAGTTGGCATTCTGCTATTGATGGAATACTATATCAGATGCTCGATATTATGGAATTCTGTCAAATATATTGA
- a CDS encoding Fic family protein: MKPSNYLIETARKHIEGDITIDEVQQLIKSYYDSKDIRTEKDNETEEADKVSANITKLLNERSFAFTVAGLTAIHRRIFDGVFKFAGQIRDYNITQKEWVLRGDTVSYVSAPDIRRAIEYDLEQEKAFDYTELDINQIVSHITQFVSGLWQIHPFGEGNTRTTAVFTIQYLRSMGFNVENNLFANHSWYFRNALVRANYQNIQKGIKRDSVYLERFFRNLLIGENNELRNRFMVVNAPEDMAISTPTSTPTSSDNPLQIDNENISRLIKAIANNRLSVKEMMASVGLKNRENFMEYSLNPAIKEGSVSMLYPDKPRHPRQKYMLTIKGLAVYNSNNLK; this comes from the coding sequence TTGAAGCCCTCGAATTATCTTATTGAAACTGCTCGCAAGCATATTGAGGGAGACATAACCATTGATGAAGTACAACAACTTATCAAGAGTTACTACGATTCAAAAGACATTCGTACTGAAAAGGATAATGAAACAGAGGAAGCCGATAAAGTTTCTGCCAATATAACCAAGCTATTGAATGAGCGTTCGTTTGCCTTTACCGTAGCTGGATTGACCGCCATTCATCGGCGGATATTTGATGGAGTATTCAAGTTTGCCGGACAAATCAGAGATTACAATATCACCCAAAAAGAATGGGTGCTTCGTGGCGATACGGTGTCCTATGTATCTGCTCCCGACATCCGTAGAGCCATAGAATATGACCTTGAACAAGAAAAGGCTTTTGATTATACGGAATTGGATATAAACCAAATAGTAAGTCATATTACCCAATTCGTATCCGGGTTGTGGCAGATTCATCCGTTTGGAGAAGGCAATACCCGAACTACAGCAGTGTTCACCATCCAGTATTTACGCTCAATGGGATTCAATGTTGAGAATAACCTTTTCGCCAATCATTCTTGGTATTTCCGTAATGCTTTAGTTAGAGCTAATTATCAAAACATACAAAAGGGCATCAAAAGAGATTCTGTCTACTTGGAACGATTCTTCCGCAACCTTTTGATAGGAGAAAACAATGAATTGAGGAATCGTTTCATGGTGGTTAATGCACCCGAAGATATGGCTATCTCTACCCCGACAAGTACCCCGACAAGCTCAGACAATCCCTTACAAATAGATAATGAGAATATCAGCCGCTTAATAAAGGCTATTGCAAACAATAGATTATCAGTTAAAGAGATGATGGCTTCTGTAGGATTAAAGAACCGTGAGAATTTTATGGAATACTCACTCAATCCAGCCATAAAAGAGGGATCTGTTTCTATGCTCTACCCAGACAAGCCCCGTCATCCTCGTCAGAAATATATGTTGACGATTAAAGGATTGGCGGTGTATAATTCAAACAATCTGAAATAA
- a CDS encoding DUF7281 domain-containing protein translates to MAISASIQALIAGEQVTGSKLSSKLRDELLTEGMLLVTSHGSRKSYRARDTEALKRFLIDKDENYRILEVNISDSRASMATETGNSKLVMVRSCPGFPVNSYEPIGCRLNGEPFMVKPQKGSFVFVAEWETFTIPKDVVVIGIENMENFRMIRNQRVFFEKYLQAHKLPKKALFVSRYPQSTDLRRWLCTIPNHYLHFGDFDLAGIGIFLFEFQQYLGAERSSFLIPSDIDSRLKSGSGKRYDEQYCRFKDIKSDESDLQQLIDRIHHERKGYDQEGYIMFEY, encoded by the coding sequence ATGGCAATAAGTGCGTCTATACAAGCATTGATAGCAGGTGAACAAGTCACAGGTTCAAAACTAAGCAGTAAGTTACGGGATGAACTATTGACCGAGGGTATGCTATTAGTTACCTCCCACGGCTCAAGAAAATCATATCGTGCCCGTGATACTGAAGCTTTAAAAAGATTTCTGATCGATAAGGATGAAAACTATCGCATTCTCGAAGTAAATATCTCAGATTCACGCGCTTCTATGGCGACAGAAACAGGTAACTCCAAACTTGTTATGGTTCGTTCCTGCCCAGGATTCCCTGTAAACAGCTATGAGCCTATTGGGTGTAGGCTTAACGGAGAACCTTTTATGGTAAAACCACAAAAAGGGAGTTTTGTTTTTGTCGCAGAATGGGAGACGTTCACAATACCTAAAGACGTAGTAGTGATAGGTATCGAGAATATGGAAAATTTCAGAATGATTCGCAATCAAAGAGTATTTTTCGAAAAATATCTTCAAGCGCATAAGCTTCCGAAAAAAGCACTCTTTGTGTCCCGCTACCCACAATCAACAGATCTTAGAAGATGGCTATGTACTATTCCCAATCATTATCTTCATTTCGGTGATTTTGATTTAGCAGGTATTGGCATATTTCTCTTTGAATTTCAACAATATTTAGGAGCGGAACGTTCTTCATTTCTAATTCCTTCCGATATTGACTCTCGTTTGAAGTCCGGTTCCGGAAAAAGATACGATGAACAGTATTGTCGTTTTAAGGACATTAAGTCAGATGAGAGTGATTTGCAGCAGTTGATAGATCGTATCCATCATGAACGAAAAGGTTATGACCAAGAAGGATATATTATGTTTGAATATTGA
- the rhuM gene encoding RhuM family protein yields the protein MIDENNTSPIQSDFERIKKRDAKGLEYWTSRELCTALGYSTYQKFNRILNRAIAIANKKGCNTTGHFNPTIKMVKQASGSFRKVENIHLSRIACLMIAENADSKKPQVQMAREYFKQEISTPELIDNSLSSKILLYKTKQGESRIEVIFNSETFWMSQKRMADLFGVETNTINNHLKDIFKSGELNENSVIRKIRTTAHDGKNDDTLFYNLDAVIAVGYRVGSYQAGQFRMWATSILKEMSIKGFVLDDERLKQGKHFGKDYFDDLLERIREIRASERRYYQKITDIYAECSADYDPKAETTLQFFKMVQDMMHWATSHQTAAEIIYSRADAQMPHMGLTTWKNAPDGRVQKSDTIIVQNYLSDKEVSAFNRLSTAFLDLAELRAERQIISTMADWKKQLDDFLTLYEYDKYNEADTISAEQAKEKAYAEYDKFRLIQDNEFLSDFDKELKRWKEKGLFGKD from the coding sequence ATGATAGACGAGAACAACACATCCCCTATTCAATCCGACTTTGAGCGGATTAAAAAGCGAGACGCAAAAGGTTTAGAGTACTGGACTTCTCGTGAGCTGTGCACTGCATTAGGCTATAGTACATATCAAAAATTCAATCGTATCCTAAACAGAGCTATCGCCATAGCCAATAAGAAAGGTTGTAATACTACCGGGCATTTTAACCCTACGATTAAAATGGTAAAACAGGCTTCCGGTTCCTTTCGTAAGGTGGAGAATATACATCTATCACGAATCGCTTGTTTGATGATTGCGGAAAATGCCGATAGCAAGAAGCCGCAAGTGCAAATGGCAAGAGAATATTTCAAACAAGAAATATCAACTCCTGAATTAATCGACAATAGTCTATCATCCAAGATATTGCTATATAAGACGAAACAAGGAGAAAGTCGTATAGAGGTCATCTTTAATAGTGAAACATTTTGGATGTCGCAAAAGCGAATGGCTGATTTGTTTGGTGTCGAAACGAATACGATTAACAATCATCTGAAAGATATATTCAAAAGCGGTGAATTGAACGAGAACTCAGTTATTCGAAAAATTCGAACAACTGCCCATGATGGCAAAAACGATGATACATTGTTCTATAATTTGGATGCGGTTATTGCCGTTGGTTATCGTGTGGGCAGTTATCAAGCGGGCCAATTTCGGATGTGGGCTACATCGATTCTAAAAGAAATGAGCATAAAAGGATTTGTATTGGATGATGAACGCTTGAAACAGGGCAAACATTTTGGCAAAGATTATTTTGACGACCTATTAGAACGTATCCGAGAGATACGAGCTTCAGAACGTCGGTATTATCAGAAAATCACCGATATCTATGCCGAATGTAGTGCCGATTATGACCCTAAGGCAGAGACCACCCTACAATTCTTCAAAATGGTGCAAGATATGATGCATTGGGCTACTTCACATCAAACGGCTGCCGAAATCATCTATTCAAGAGCAGATGCCCAAATGCCCCACATGGGACTTACCACGTGGAAAAACGCTCCTGACGGTAGAGTTCAAAAGTCGGATACAATTATCGTCCAGAATTACCTATCAGACAAAGAAGTTTCTGCTTTCAATCGTCTTTCAACCGCTTTCCTTGATTTGGCTGAACTTCGTGCCGAACGGCAAATCATTTCCACAATGGCAGATTGGAAAAAGCAATTGGATGATTTCTTGACTCTATATGAGTATGATAAATATAATGAGGCTGACACCATTTCCGCCGAACAAGCGAAAGAAAAGGCATACGCTGAATATGATAAATTTCGCTTGATTCAAGATAATGAGTTTCTTTCAGATTTTGATAAGGAACTCAAGAGGTGGAAAGAGAAAGGGTTGTTTGGTAAAGATTAA